The genome window ATGAAACAGAAGCCTTGATTTTCCATCAGTTACAGGTAGGGTTAGAGGGTGTTGACCTCAGCCAACTTGTGATTGCCTACGAACCCATTTGGGCGATCGGCACGGGCGAAACCTGTGAAGCCAAGGAAGCCAATCGGGTGATTGGCCTGATTCGAGGTCAACTCAGTTACTCCAATGTCCCCATTCAGTACGGTGGATCGGTAAAGCCAGATAATATCGATACCATCATGGCAGAGACTGAAATTGATGGTGTACTGGTGGGGGGTGCCAGTCTAGAATCAGAAAGTTTTAGCCGGATTATCAACTATTCAGAATCCCCGTAATGCGCTAGTCCCATGATCAGGATTCAATGACCAGCAAGTCCACTGCTTGACGCAATCATACTGTTTGCAGAACAGGGTGCCTAAGGAGAGCCGGATTCTCCTTAGCATCCAGCATAAGTTTATGGCTCTCCCGGCTTTGCGCTGATAAGGTAACCTTATTATGTCAAGCTATCGCTGGGTTTCAGGCGTTGGACAAACAAAATTTTGCAGCTTCCTATACAGTTTAAATCACAGATCCGGTAGAGCCGATACTGCTTGAGTTTGGCAAAAAAGTTCTCAATCAAATACCCTGCTTTGTACAAATATTTGTCATAATTGCGCTGCTCTTTACTATTCATTACTAGCGGGACAGTTCATTGAATCGTCTGCAATAGTTAAAGATCCTAGCCTACAAGTTTACCATTACTATGCATTTCTACCGACTCTGTATAAGCAATGATTCAAGTAGTATCTGGTGTCTTGCTGGTGTTTGGTTTCTGCCTAATTCTATTTCTTGTTTTTCTGAGCCAGCGGCAAAAACTAGGAGGACAGCAAGGATCTTACAAGCAACCAAAATCTAAGCGATCTTTACAACTACGCAAGTCACCTAAGAGGATGTTTTAAAAGGGTCGTCTTGAGCCTCAAATACGACTCAGTGGTGCAATCTAAAATCCATAAACCCTGATTCTGTCGTAGCGGTCTCTAGGTGGTCTGAGTGGTTGGATACACCCAGGAAGACTTTTAAAACATCCTCTATAGCGTTTTTCAGCCTAGTAGGGCTGGCGAGGTAAGATATAGGAATCCACTGTTAATCTAGATAAACGTGCGCCCATATTCTGAAGACTTGCGGAGAAAAATAGTTGAGAGATACATAGACGGGAAGACCTCTCAACGCAAGCTAGCCGAACAGTTTCATGTAGCATACAGCTTTGTACGCAAACTAACGAAGCAATATCGAGAGACCGGGACTATCCGTCCGAAGCAGCGAACAGAACAAACCCCC of Neosynechococcus sphagnicola sy1 contains these proteins:
- a CDS encoding helix-turn-helix domain-containing protein, which translates into the protein MRPYSEDLRRKIVERYIDGKTSQRKLAEQFHVAYSFVRKLTKQYRETGTIRPKQRTEQTP